In the Mytilus galloprovincialis chromosome 10, xbMytGall1.hap1.1, whole genome shotgun sequence genome, one interval contains:
- the LOC143048682 gene encoding uncharacterized protein LOC143048682, producing MKITSCTYLLSRILLLTVISELGAVDDPCFIGKGYKHNDIAADMCTGDHVFENSADGKKFKDSVIIRVMKQKANCKCRISLLNNTGNYSVQMRRYQNLEKTVPSTQNCGLAIDVDYPEVTGFIRNIDPIQCKNGTKKREIVLENDSVIELKSRVIAGNFTRGYCMHIFRDDKSKDPKVQLNIQCDDPDETTTHVSAATTYKDKLQSEGEIVPTTAATEDNDKTGSKKGYNQEDKKLELYIYTGACAGGVLVIIVILLIILCIRKRSKKKTINGEQTTHGSNDPDSDNGELKGNMLYVSSDQQDIIEDGNYHMVDLGRKRGVNESRSSDVEYSTADGNYSSIGSPDTKHKPKAAVNFREADNQTQHISILENSNDEYAVVDKGRKSKSVKHASTLVRNSSEKDMEMSGLHVDQTYAVVDKTNRGKADE from the exons agttgGGAGCTGTAGATGATCCGTGTTTTATTGGCAAAGGCTATAAGCATAATGATATAG CGGCAGACATGTGTACAGGCGACCACGTATTTGAAAATAGTGCTGACGGAAAGAAATTTAAAGACAGTGTAATTATACGTGTAATGAAGCAGAAAGCTAACTGTAAGTGTCGCATCAGTCTTCTAAATAATACAGGCAATTACTCTGTACAAATGAGAAGATACCAAAACCTGGAAAAGACAGTTCCATCAACACAGAATTGTGGACTAGCTATTGATGTTGATTATCCTGAAGTTACAGGATTTATTAGAAATATTGACCCAATACAATGTAAAAATGGTACTAAAAAGCGAGAAATTGTTCTAGAAAACGATAGCGTTATCGAACTGAAATCCAGAGTTATTGCTGGCAATTTTACCAGAGGATACTGCATGCATATATTTAGAG aCGATAAGTCGAAAGATCCCAAAGTACAATTAAACATACAGTGTGATGATCCTGATGAGACAACAACACATGTATCAGCAGCAACAACATATAAAGACAAGCTACAATCTGAGGGAGAAATAGTGCCGACAACAGCTGCTACTGAAGACAATGATAAAACTGGATCAAAGAAAGGATACAATCAAGAGG ataagAAGTTAGAACTGTACATCTATACAGGAGCGTGTGCAGGAGGAGTGCTTGTGATTATAGTTATTCTATTGATTATACTGTGTATAAG GAAAAGATCAAAGAAGAAAACTATAAATGGAGAACAAACTACGCATGGAAGTAATGATCCTGATTCTGATAATGGCGAACTAAAGGGTAACATGTTATACGTTTCCTCCGATCAACAAGATATTATTGAGGACGGTAATTACCATATGGTTGATTTAGGACGGAAACGAGGAGTTAATGAAAGTAGAAGTTCTGATGTCGAATATAGTACAGCTGACGGAAACTACAGTTCAATAGGAAGTCCAGATACTAAACATAAACCGAAAGCGGCCGTCAACTTCCGTGAAGCAGACAACCAAACACAACATATATCTATCTTGGAAAATAGCAATGATGAATATGCCGTGGTAGACAAAGGGAGAAAATCTAAAAGTGTTAAACATGCTTCTACTTTGGTAAGGAATAGCAGCGAAAAGGACATGGAGATGTCTGGTTTACATGTAGATCAGACATATGCGGTGGTTGATAAAACAAATAGGGGGAAAGCTGATGAATGA